A window of the Bdellovibrio sp. ZAP7 genome harbors these coding sequences:
- a CDS encoding YceI family protein, which translates to MTTAKFQIDPSHSSANFSIKHMMIAKVHGGFEKISGTLSLDSSDITKSVVEASIESASINTREAQRDAHLKSADFFDVEKFPTITFKSKKVERVGEDELKVTGDLTIRGVSKEVVLEVEGPSAEHTDPWGNTKIGLSAKTKIKRKDFGLNWNAALEAGGVLVGDDVTISLDIQFAKAK; encoded by the coding sequence ATGACTACAGCAAAATTCCAAATCGACCCTTCTCACTCTAGCGCAAACTTTTCTATCAAACACATGATGATCGCCAAAGTTCATGGTGGCTTCGAAAAAATCAGTGGAACTCTTTCCCTTGATTCTTCAGACATCACCAAATCTGTGGTGGAGGCATCTATCGAATCCGCAAGTATCAATACTCGCGAAGCTCAACGTGATGCCCATTTGAAAAGTGCTGACTTCTTTGACGTTGAGAAATTTCCAACGATCACTTTTAAATCTAAAAAAGTCGAACGCGTAGGCGAGGATGAACTTAAAGTTACCGGTGACTTGACTATTCGTGGGGTAAGTAAAGAAGTTGTTCTTGAAGTTGAAGGACCTTCCGCCGAGCACACGGATCCTTGGGGTAATACTAAAATTGGTTTGTCTGCGAAAACAAAAATCAAACGTAAAGACTTCGGTTTGAACTGGAATGCGGCCCTTGAAGCCGGCGGTGTTTTGGTGGGTGACGATGTGACGATCAGCCTTGATATTCAATTCGCCAAAGCCAAATAA
- a CDS encoding DUF1440 domain-containing protein, with amino-acid sequence MNVLFRGFWASTMATSAMTFTLFESFKRLALRERKPLPPAQITRSLTDKLHLTHKTSSEIQQEATMINHFGYGAVCGIAYALLASKVPGNAALKGGLFGLGVWAASYYGLIPALKLQPQGRHMSPQRKLMMIGTHVVWGVSLAIAEDTLKRKGTQMLDARRRY; translated from the coding sequence ATGAATGTCCTATTTAGAGGCTTTTGGGCAAGCACCATGGCAACGAGCGCGATGACCTTTACCCTGTTCGAATCATTTAAAAGGTTAGCTCTTCGCGAAAGGAAACCCTTGCCACCCGCACAAATCACAAGATCGCTGACCGATAAGTTGCACCTGACTCATAAGACCAGTTCCGAAATTCAACAGGAAGCCACGATGATAAACCACTTTGGATACGGAGCCGTCTGCGGAATTGCCTATGCGCTACTGGCATCCAAAGTTCCAGGTAACGCCGCTTTGAAAGGCGGGCTTTTCGGACTAGGAGTCTGGGCTGCAAGTTATTACGGACTTATCCCTGCATTGAAACTACAGCCCCAAGGAAGACACATGAGCCCGCAACGAAAACTAATGATGATTGGGACACATGTAGTTTGGGGAGTCAGTTTAGCCATCGCCGAAGACACCTTGAAAAGAAAAGGCACACAAATGCTGGACGCCAGACGCCGTTACTAA
- the dnaX gene encoding DNA polymerase III subunit gamma/tau: MSYQVIARKWRPQSFTDVVGQNHITQTLANALKNNRLPHALLFTGPRGTGKTSSARILAKALRCPNAVNFVPCNECDSCREIAAGNSVDVMEIDGASNNGVDSIRELRETVAFMPTSGKYKVYIIDEVHMLSTSAFNALLKTLEEPPGHVIFIMATTEVHKIPQTILSRCQRFDFRRITTRQITERLKLICDQEGVQAEEEALWVIARQGDGSMRDSQSLLDQVITFANGPLTRTNVVEILGLTDRALLFETLTALVERNTLDILKVIEKISTAGFEPHLFSQDLLEMIRNLLLVKVSETQAAQILEMPDTELQALNDLSQRLSEEDIHMLFDMALKGGSDIPRAQDPRIVLEVILLRMASAPKLADLKTLLANGPQASHSAGGARPYVPPVAPPVPGHQRLKESQSVPEVPSGLEKMKATFEQPAKKTTDNKPATPAPAPVEEAKPEAPKLATGANAQERWMSFVELLRQDDALFAAKIENLLFVKEEGKLLTLGVPTKLVFLKDQMADTQVRKKLQGFIDSYWGAGYSFEVLMKGDQTGESAQALQQKKVQLAEDEIRNKITNNPMVKAAQEAFQGQIKNIVELKRDNAPKK; this comes from the coding sequence TTGTCTTATCAGGTGATTGCACGCAAATGGCGTCCCCAATCTTTCACTGACGTTGTCGGACAGAATCATATTACCCAAACGCTGGCGAACGCGCTTAAAAACAACCGTCTGCCTCACGCACTTCTTTTCACAGGTCCTCGTGGTACTGGTAAAACTTCATCCGCTCGTATTTTGGCCAAAGCTTTGCGCTGTCCAAATGCGGTGAACTTTGTTCCGTGTAACGAGTGTGACTCTTGCCGTGAGATCGCAGCCGGTAACAGCGTCGACGTTATGGAAATCGACGGAGCTTCTAACAATGGTGTCGATTCCATTCGTGAACTTCGTGAGACCGTGGCGTTCATGCCAACCAGCGGAAAATACAAAGTTTACATCATCGACGAAGTTCACATGCTTTCGACAAGTGCCTTCAACGCCCTTCTGAAAACTTTGGAAGAGCCGCCAGGTCACGTGATCTTCATCATGGCAACAACTGAGGTCCACAAAATCCCGCAAACGATTTTGTCTCGTTGCCAACGTTTCGATTTCCGCAGAATCACCACTCGTCAAATCACCGAGCGCTTGAAACTGATCTGTGATCAGGAAGGCGTACAAGCTGAAGAGGAAGCTCTTTGGGTTATCGCCCGTCAAGGTGACGGTTCAATGCGTGACTCGCAAAGTTTGCTGGATCAAGTAATCACTTTCGCCAATGGTCCTTTGACTCGCACGAATGTTGTCGAGATTTTGGGCCTTACTGATCGCGCGTTGTTGTTTGAAACACTGACGGCGTTGGTGGAGCGTAACACTCTTGATATTTTGAAAGTGATCGAGAAAATTTCCACGGCGGGCTTTGAGCCGCACTTATTCTCTCAAGACTTGTTGGAAATGATCCGCAACCTGCTTTTGGTTAAAGTCTCTGAAACTCAAGCTGCACAAATTCTGGAAATGCCTGACACTGAATTGCAGGCTTTGAATGATTTGTCTCAACGCTTGTCCGAAGAAGACATTCACATGCTCTTCGACATGGCGTTGAAAGGTGGCAGTGATATTCCGCGCGCTCAAGATCCTCGTATTGTGCTTGAGGTGATTTTGCTTCGCATGGCGTCTGCGCCGAAACTTGCGGACCTTAAAACTTTATTGGCGAATGGTCCCCAAGCTTCTCACAGCGCAGGTGGGGCCAGGCCCTACGTTCCGCCGGTAGCTCCACCCGTTCCAGGCCACCAGCGACTGAAAGAATCCCAATCCGTTCCTGAAGTTCCGTCAGGTTTGGAAAAAATGAAGGCGACTTTCGAGCAGCCTGCAAAGAAAACTACTGATAACAAACCAGCAACACCGGCACCTGCTCCCGTTGAGGAAGCAAAACCCGAAGCTCCAAAACTTGCTACGGGTGCGAACGCACAAGAACGTTGGATGAGTTTTGTTGAGTTGCTGCGCCAGGATGACGCTTTGTTTGCGGCAAAAATTGAAAATCTTCTGTTCGTAAAAGAAGAAGGCAAACTTTTGACCCTGGGAGTTCCGACCAAGTTGGTGTTCCTGAAAGATCAAATGGCCGATACTCAGGTGCGTAAAAAGCTTCAAGGATTTATTGATTCGTACTGGGGCGCTGGGTATTCTTTTGAAGTATTGATGAAGGGTGATCAAACCGGCGAATCGGCTCAGGCTCTGCAACAGAAAAAAGTGCAGTTGGCTGAAGATGAAATCCGCAACAAGATCACTAACAACCCGATGGTTAAAGCAGCCCAGGAAGCATTCCAGGGTCAGATTAAAAACATCGTAGAACTAAAGCGCGACAACGCGCCTAAAAAGTAA
- a CDS encoding YbaB/EbfC family nucleoid-associated protein yields the protein MKGLPGGMAALMKQANQMQMKMKKAQEELAKAEYEATSGGGAVTVKVNGDHMITDLKISADVMKDGDVEMLQDMIMTATNEAVKKARDISSKEMEKITGGMNIPGMF from the coding sequence ATGAAAGGTCTTCCAGGCGGAATGGCTGCTTTGATGAAGCAAGCTAACCAAATGCAAATGAAAATGAAAAAAGCCCAAGAGGAACTTGCTAAGGCTGAGTACGAAGCAACTTCTGGCGGCGGCGCTGTTACAGTTAAAGTTAACGGCGACCACATGATCACTGATTTGAAAATCAGCGCAGACGTTATGAAAGACGGCGACGTTGAAATGCTTCAAGACATGATCATGACTGCAACTAACGAAGCAGTTAAAAAAGCCCGTGATATCTCTTCCAAAGAAATGGAAAAAATCACTGGCGGCATGAACATTCCAGGAATGTTCTAG
- the recR gene encoding recombination mediator RecR produces the protein MLHITALEKLVHEMSRLPGIGPKTAQRLAYFILKSESEFPERLSEALLRVRAEVHDCPQCFNFTDADICRYCKDAHRLDEAICVVEEPSDIMRIESSGAFRGRYHVLHGAISPLEGIGPKELKIHELIDRVDAGLRGDGPVIKEIILALDADLEGDTTILYLAKQLQGKGLKLSRIAHGVPIGSDIDFVDDRTMGRALQNRVEL, from the coding sequence TTGCTTCACATCACCGCTCTTGAAAAATTAGTCCACGAAATGAGCCGTCTGCCTGGTATCGGGCCGAAGACCGCTCAACGCTTGGCCTATTTCATTCTTAAATCTGAGAGTGAATTTCCAGAGCGTTTAAGTGAAGCTCTTCTTCGTGTGCGCGCAGAAGTTCACGACTGCCCACAATGCTTTAACTTTACGGATGCTGATATTTGCCGTTATTGCAAAGATGCACACCGCTTGGATGAAGCTATCTGTGTGGTGGAGGAACCTTCCGATATTATGCGCATCGAATCCTCTGGCGCTTTCCGTGGCCGTTACCATGTTTTGCATGGTGCGATCTCTCCACTGGAAGGCATCGGTCCTAAAGAACTCAAAATCCATGAATTGATCGACCGAGTGGACGCAGGTTTGCGCGGTGACGGCCCCGTGATTAAGGAGATCATCCTTGCATTGGACGCAGATCTTGAAGGCGATACGACGATTTTGTACCTTGCTAAACAGTTGCAGGGTAAAGGATTGAAACTTTCTCGCATTGCCCATGGAGTTCCTATTGGCAGCGACATCGATTTCGTAGATGATAGAACTATGGGTCGTGCCCTGCAAAATAGAGTGGAGCTGTAA
- a CDS encoding ATP/GTP-binding protein, producing the protein MSFINYNAKEIHCKVVYYGPSLGGKTTNIQWVYQKTAEDQKSKLVALNTDIERTLFFDFLPLNVGEIRGFKTRFHLYTVPGQVVYDASRKLILKGLDGVIFVADSQIERMDENLESLRNLETNLEQQGYDIKEIPLIMQYNKRDLPNVASLAEMRSALNPYNAPEIEGCASEGRGVFESLKTASKSIINVLKGGTTL; encoded by the coding sequence ATGTCCTTTATTAACTACAATGCCAAAGAGATTCACTGCAAAGTCGTGTATTACGGCCCATCATTGGGTGGTAAGACGACGAATATTCAGTGGGTTTACCAAAAAACGGCTGAGGATCAAAAATCCAAGCTGGTGGCATTGAATACGGACATCGAGCGCACTCTGTTCTTTGACTTCCTTCCACTAAACGTGGGGGAAATCCGCGGTTTCAAAACTCGCTTCCACCTTTACACAGTTCCGGGCCAAGTTGTTTACGATGCTTCCCGTAAGCTGATCCTTAAGGGTTTGGATGGAGTTATCTTCGTCGCTGACTCTCAAATCGAGCGTATGGACGAAAACTTGGAATCTTTGCGCAATCTTGAAACGAACCTTGAACAACAAGGTTACGACATCAAAGAAATCCCACTGATCATGCAGTACAATAAGCGCGACCTTCCGAATGTGGCGTCTTTGGCTGAGATGAGAAGCGCTTTAAACCCTTACAACGCTCCTGAAATCGAAGGCTGTGCTTCCGAAGGCCGTGGCGTGTTTGAATCTTTAAAGACCGCTTCTAAGTCCATTATCAATGTTCTTAAGGGCGGAACGACTCTGTAG
- a CDS encoding TIGR02147 family protein, giving the protein MKYIKPQVFDYLDAYQYLQDYYAFRKKVDVGFSYEAWAAELNFNSRSFLRMMIHGKKKLTEKIVASLAEISFLTPDERDYFFCLVKYTQTSTLKEKQIFGQKLIQILKRQSSAQVLAESEDFISNPLLPRLLSLFSYDDVEKSSVSFAQILGIREEQVIQALEILHKLALIEQPQKGVWISKVVAFKVPDNKGSLNLRKFHEKSLAEALKAFDLPQEVRRYKSLLLPMTTEDYHTFNQLLDDFAKEQMVRHNPKTYSGRRLFQVNFNIYPVSEDLTTTESFRP; this is encoded by the coding sequence GTGAAATACATTAAGCCGCAAGTTTTCGATTATCTCGATGCCTATCAATATCTGCAGGATTATTATGCCTTTCGAAAAAAAGTAGACGTTGGATTTTCTTATGAAGCTTGGGCTGCAGAGCTAAACTTCAACAGTCGCTCTTTTTTGCGCATGATGATCCACGGAAAAAAGAAGCTCACTGAAAAAATCGTGGCGTCCCTGGCTGAAATCAGCTTTTTGACCCCCGATGAACGGGACTATTTCTTTTGCCTGGTTAAATACACGCAAACTTCAACTCTTAAAGAAAAACAAATTTTCGGTCAGAAGTTGATCCAGATTTTAAAGCGGCAAAGTTCAGCGCAGGTTTTAGCAGAGAGTGAGGATTTCATTTCCAATCCTCTGCTTCCTCGGTTGCTGTCTCTTTTCAGTTACGACGATGTCGAGAAAAGCTCCGTAAGTTTCGCGCAGATTTTAGGGATTCGCGAAGAGCAAGTGATTCAAGCTCTCGAGATTCTGCATAAATTAGCTTTGATCGAACAGCCGCAAAAGGGTGTATGGATATCTAAGGTGGTTGCCTTTAAAGTGCCCGACAACAAAGGCAGCTTGAACCTGCGCAAGTTTCACGAGAAGAGTTTGGCAGAGGCTCTTAAGGCCTTCGACCTTCCCCAAGAAGTCCGTCGTTACAAAAGTCTTTTGCTGCCTATGACGACCGAGGATTATCATACATTTAATCAACTGTTGGATGATTTCGCCAAAGAACAAATGGTTCGACACAATCCGAAAACATATTCCGGCCGTCGCTTATTTCAGGTGAATTTTAATATATATCCGGTCAGCGAGGACTTAACGACTACAGAGTCGTTCCGCCCTTAA
- the nadA gene encoding quinolinate synthase NadA, with product MSYDVAAEIQRLKKEKNAVVLAHYYEDGEIQDVADYVGDSFFLAKKGQEVKEQVILLAGVVFMAESVKIMNPTKTVLVPELEATCSLVKGAPYDKYLAWRQQHRDGIAVTYINSSAEVKSISDVIITSSNAQQIVNAIPKDRKILFGPDQHLGRWLSKKLGREMEFWNGSCEVHVLFNANRLAALIQEHPDALILAHPECDDSVLAYANVIGSTQHLLDSVSANPHKKFIVATETGIFHQMQKRRPDATFIQAPVVDEGCKCNDCPYMKMNNMEKIKRALETFKPEVNLPEALRLEAKTSLDRMMDITSGKAVTWPAEFTL from the coding sequence ATGAGTTATGATGTTGCTGCTGAAATTCAAAGACTGAAAAAAGAAAAGAACGCCGTAGTTCTTGCTCACTACTACGAAGATGGCGAAATCCAAGACGTGGCAGACTATGTCGGTGACAGCTTCTTTTTGGCTAAAAAGGGTCAAGAAGTGAAAGAGCAAGTGATCTTGCTTGCGGGCGTTGTGTTCATGGCTGAATCAGTAAAGATCATGAACCCGACTAAAACAGTTTTGGTTCCTGAGCTTGAGGCAACTTGCTCTTTGGTTAAGGGTGCTCCTTACGATAAGTATTTAGCTTGGCGCCAGCAACATCGCGATGGTATCGCGGTGACTTACATCAATTCCTCTGCCGAAGTTAAATCCATCTCTGATGTGATCATCACTTCTTCAAATGCCCAGCAAATCGTTAACGCAATTCCTAAAGATCGCAAGATCTTATTCGGACCGGATCAACACTTGGGTCGTTGGTTGTCTAAAAAATTGGGCCGCGAAATGGAGTTCTGGAATGGTTCATGCGAAGTCCACGTGTTGTTCAATGCGAACCGCTTGGCCGCTCTTATTCAAGAACATCCGGATGCTTTGATCCTGGCCCACCCTGAGTGTGACGACTCCGTTTTGGCTTACGCGAACGTGATTGGTTCAACTCAACATTTGTTGGACTCAGTATCTGCGAATCCTCACAAGAAATTTATTGTCGCGACAGAAACTGGTATTTTCCATCAAATGCAAAAACGCCGTCCTGATGCCACGTTCATTCAAGCTCCGGTTGTTGATGAAGGCTGTAAGTGCAATGACTGCCCTTACATGAAAATGAACAACATGGAGAAGATCAAACGTGCGCTTGAGACGTTCAAACCCGAAGTGAATTTGCCAGAAGCCTTGCGCTTGGAAGCGAAAACGTCTTTGGATCGCATGATGGATATCACCAGCGGTAAAGCCGTTACTTGGCCCGCTGAATTCACTCTTTAA
- a CDS encoding 4'-phosphopantetheinyl transferase superfamily protein: MLIIDNHKLESLRKHLNCPDLQVFAYAEWGSDNPDHRKWIHSHRDQIILNSNTPLHSSIAHTQGMGVLMISSHAVGVDVENTHRVLEPIAKRVAKPGEYESAPSAASLWTAKEACFKALRPFSQPSVLSEFSVGDWQKITSQYETFTLLDYSEHQAPSAGAGVCFHEQKFSFGFYCVNL, encoded by the coding sequence ATGCTGATCATAGATAATCACAAGTTAGAGTCTTTACGAAAACATCTGAACTGCCCCGATTTGCAGGTCTTTGCTTACGCTGAATGGGGCAGCGACAATCCCGATCACCGCAAATGGATTCACTCGCATCGCGATCAGATTATACTTAATTCCAATACTCCCCTGCATTCAAGTATCGCTCATACTCAAGGCATGGGAGTATTGATGATTTCATCCCATGCTGTCGGCGTGGATGTCGAGAACACTCACCGTGTTTTAGAACCCATCGCAAAGCGCGTAGCTAAGCCGGGAGAGTACGAATCCGCCCCCAGTGCTGCCAGCCTATGGACAGCGAAAGAGGCCTGCTTTAAGGCCCTTCGCCCCTTCAGCCAGCCCTCGGTCCTTTCAGAATTTTCTGTAGGGGATTGGCAAAAAATCACATCCCAGTATGAGACATTCACTCTCCTAGATTACTCTGAACACCAAGCCCCATCTGCCGGAGCTGGCGTGTGTTTCCACGAGCAGAAATTTAGTTTTGGTTTTTACTGCGTGAACCTTTAA
- a CDS encoding L,D-transpeptidase, translating into MKLLLAALLASTFSVAAFAQSFPEETPLKLSKREEAEKRLMVEDAYEAPKGQLFFEDAYLAGETDFNDYTNIIVINKKARGNGAQTLRLYTNRRLVLTTPISSGTEEVEYIGKFKGVINGIFKGSRNSHWRHTTRGFYSVKRVYDYNYRSGESKFQMPYAMFFNDARGLAVHQVPPDISGGEANGVAALGQRASSGCVRVKSGQINIIHDAVVRADKGQMPVIDTKTGRQMVDQYGKPQTKVGYRSLVIVEEY; encoded by the coding sequence ATGAAATTGTTGTTGGCAGCGCTTTTGGCGTCCACTTTCTCTGTAGCTGCATTTGCGCAGTCTTTCCCGGAAGAAACACCACTGAAACTTTCTAAACGTGAAGAAGCTGAAAAACGTTTGATGGTTGAAGATGCTTACGAAGCTCCAAAGGGCCAATTGTTTTTCGAAGATGCTTACCTTGCTGGTGAGACTGATTTCAACGACTACACGAACATCATCGTGATCAATAAAAAAGCTCGTGGCAATGGCGCTCAAACTCTTCGCCTGTACACAAACCGTCGCTTGGTTCTGACAACTCCAATTTCTTCTGGAACTGAAGAAGTTGAATACATCGGTAAATTCAAAGGTGTGATCAACGGAATCTTCAAAGGTTCTCGTAACTCACACTGGAGACACACCACTCGTGGTTTCTATTCTGTGAAACGCGTTTATGATTATAACTACCGTTCCGGTGAATCTAAATTCCAAATGCCATATGCGATGTTCTTTAACGACGCTCGCGGTTTGGCAGTTCACCAAGTACCTCCAGATATCTCTGGTGGCGAAGCAAACGGTGTGGCGGCTTTGGGTCAACGTGCTTCCTCTGGTTGCGTGCGTGTTAAGTCTGGCCAAATCAACATCATCCACGATGCTGTTGTTAGAGCTGACAAAGGCCAAATGCCAGTTATCGACACTAAGACGGGTCGCCAAATGGTTGACCAATACGGCAAGCCACAAACTAAAGTGGGTTACCGCTCTCTAGTGATCGTGGAAGAGTACTAA
- a CDS encoding winged helix-turn-helix domain-containing protein, with amino-acid sequence MSQFDRTYELGKLYSDRGEFGPAADHLREASEGYFAEKNFSQYLKCQNLLLRIFAEREQTEEINKTKEKLQDLVLNEGFELNSKTYYTLAVCASYKGQTEVALDYVQKALAIALASDNKEDICNAIFGLAMVYSAPGVARYADALKEIYNLEVFFQVYNLPDLKISSLILNGNILAQMKKHEEAVTVLWKAYDALKETRNVVSASYLMIQLGDVYFEMGDKDLARVYLALAQKSIDSENHVRLAKIAQFYASKIGADSQHSYDLVFDEVNHAVTERKLGRIDFKNQFILLDLLRLFVQNQGTIYSKEFLVENVWKQPYDPAIHDNKIYVTIKRLRKLIEPDYEKPKYIFRAKNGYYMNKAARVHFEH; translated from the coding sequence ATGAGTCAATTCGATCGCACCTATGAGCTCGGCAAGCTTTATAGCGATCGTGGAGAGTTCGGTCCCGCAGCGGATCACCTTCGCGAAGCTAGTGAAGGCTATTTCGCTGAAAAGAATTTCTCTCAATATCTCAAGTGCCAAAACTTGTTGTTGCGTATTTTTGCCGAACGCGAACAAACAGAAGAAATCAACAAAACTAAGGAAAAACTCCAAGACCTGGTTTTGAATGAGGGCTTCGAACTTAACTCTAAAACTTACTACACTCTTGCTGTCTGCGCGTCTTACAAGGGCCAAACTGAAGTGGCTTTGGATTACGTACAAAAAGCGCTTGCGATCGCGCTTGCTTCTGACAACAAAGAGGACATCTGCAACGCCATCTTCGGTCTTGCGATGGTTTACTCTGCTCCAGGTGTGGCACGTTATGCTGACGCCTTGAAAGAGATCTACAACCTTGAGGTGTTCTTCCAGGTTTACAATCTTCCAGATTTGAAAATTTCATCTTTGATCTTGAACGGTAACATCCTTGCGCAAATGAAAAAGCACGAGGAAGCTGTGACGGTATTGTGGAAAGCCTACGACGCTCTTAAAGAGACTCGTAATGTGGTTTCTGCATCTTACCTGATGATCCAATTGGGTGATGTGTATTTCGAAATGGGCGATAAAGATTTGGCTCGCGTTTACTTGGCGTTGGCTCAAAAATCTATCGACTCCGAAAACCACGTTCGCCTGGCTAAGATCGCTCAGTTCTACGCATCTAAAATCGGTGCGGATTCTCAGCACAGCTATGACCTTGTATTCGACGAAGTTAACCATGCGGTGACTGAGCGTAAATTGGGTCGTATCGATTTCAAAAATCAATTTATCCTTTTGGATCTATTGCGCCTGTTCGTTCAGAACCAAGGCACAATCTATTCTAAGGAATTCCTGGTCGAAAATGTTTGGAAGCAGCCATACGATCCTGCGATCCATGACAATAAGATTTACGTGACGATCAAACGTCTTCGTAAATTGATCGAACCGGATTACGAGAAACCAAAATATATTTTTAGAGCCAAAAACGGCTATTACATGAATAAAGCTGCTCGAGTACATTTCGAGCACTAG
- a CDS encoding LysR family transcriptional regulator has protein sequence METIKSLQGIISFVKVADFGSFSKAAEILNVSKSHISKNIRQLEADLGIALFVRSTRKVQLTHLGERFLETCRESLKSLDSAKQEILDLSDTPRGTLRVTLAGIFGEDYIAPVVIEMAKRYPDLKVELNFSTRIVDLIEEKFDVAIRIGHLENSSLMAQKIASRFEYIVCSKSYLASAPPLKEPQDLIHHNCIGERSSWSFRKRGKNFQVSISGNFKSNNPRVTQKAALAGLGIARLPGSYAFEEIKRGRLVSVLENFNEGKKDIWAVTPIRHKQNINVKVFIQEVKKHLSDDYGHVLF, from the coding sequence ATGGAAACAATAAAGTCGCTCCAAGGAATCATTTCGTTTGTCAAAGTTGCCGATTTCGGAAGCTTTTCCAAAGCTGCCGAAATTTTGAACGTTTCAAAATCTCACATCAGTAAAAACATCCGCCAATTAGAGGCTGACTTGGGTATCGCGCTATTTGTTCGCTCTACTCGCAAAGTCCAGCTGACTCATCTCGGGGAAAGATTTCTAGAGACATGTCGCGAGTCTTTAAAAAGTCTCGATTCAGCCAAGCAGGAAATTTTGGATTTATCAGATACTCCTCGCGGAACCTTGCGAGTGACGTTGGCTGGAATTTTTGGTGAAGACTATATTGCGCCCGTGGTGATTGAAATGGCCAAGCGCTACCCGGATTTGAAAGTGGAGCTAAATTTTTCCACGCGCATTGTGGATTTAATTGAGGAAAAGTTCGATGTGGCGATTCGTATCGGGCATCTAGAGAATTCTTCATTGATGGCGCAAAAAATTGCTTCTCGTTTTGAATATATTGTCTGTTCCAAAAGTTATCTGGCTTCTGCTCCTCCACTGAAAGAGCCTCAGGACTTGATTCACCACAACTGTATCGGCGAGCGCAGCTCGTGGAGTTTCAGAAAACGAGGCAAAAACTTTCAGGTTTCCATTTCCGGGAATTTCAAAAGTAATAACCCCAGAGTCACGCAAAAGGCTGCCCTGGCGGGTTTGGGGATCGCGCGCCTTCCGGGTTCCTATGCTTTTGAGGAGATAAAACGGGGCCGCCTGGTTTCTGTTTTGGAAAACTTCAACGAAGGAAAAAAGGACATCTGGGCGGTAACGCCGATCCGCCACAAACAGAACATTAACGTGAAAGTCTTTATCCAAGAGGTTAAAAAGCATCTTTCGGACGACTATGGACACGTATTATTCTAA